One genomic segment of Nocardioides cavernaquae includes these proteins:
- a CDS encoding DUF2231 domain-containing protein, producing MSIDGLPIHPLVVHAAVMLTPVAALLAIVYAAVPRWRRLLRHPLALAALGAAGAVEVAFLSGRAFIEDVPALADAVDVHAVWGERLLWCAWVLAVVSVLAWWALPVPGGRGGKGAAVDVAVRVALVVAALVVLVVVVRTGHSGSTAVWGGILGQ from the coding sequence ATGAGCATCGACGGCCTGCCGATCCATCCGCTCGTTGTCCACGCCGCTGTCATGTTGACGCCCGTGGCAGCCCTCCTCGCCATCGTGTACGCCGCGGTGCCGCGCTGGCGCCGTCTCCTGCGGCATCCCCTGGCGCTGGCGGCGCTCGGTGCGGCCGGTGCGGTCGAGGTGGCGTTCCTCTCGGGCCGCGCGTTCATCGAGGACGTCCCGGCACTGGCGGACGCGGTCGACGTGCACGCCGTGTGGGGCGAGCGGCTGCTGTGGTGCGCCTGGGTGCTGGCGGTCGTGTCGGTCCTGGCCTGGTGGGCGCTGCCGGTGCCCGGGGGCCGTGGCGGCAAGGGTGCAGCGGTGGACGTGGCTGTCCGCGTGGCGCTCGTGGTCGCCGCCCTCGTCGTCCTCGTCGTGGTCGTGCGGACCGGGCACTCGGGCTCGACCGCCGTCTGGGGCGGGATCCTCGGCCAGTAG
- the rsgA gene encoding ribosome small subunit-dependent GTPase A: MSNRYSDHDQEHYERPRRRTRPRTKDRPTYDDAVEGVVVTVDRGRYTLLLNGTIVMAMKSRPLGRKGVVVGDRVRVVGDVTGNDGSLARIVEVVERTTTLRRTADDDDPVERVIVSNADQLVVVAALADPEPRPRLIDRALVAAYASGMKPVLCLTKADLADPETLLSTYRSLGVPYVVTERGGPLDEVRAVLKGHVSVLVGHSGVGKSTLVNALVPAAHREVGHVNAVTGRGRHTSTSAYMLALPDDTGWIIDTPGIRSFGLAHVDPSDLIGAFPDLDEMTEDCPRGCTHGEGTPECGLDAAVIAGEADPDRVESFRRLLTAREGSPDY; the protein is encoded by the coding sequence GTGAGCAACCGGTACTCCGACCACGACCAGGAGCACTACGAGCGCCCGCGTCGGAGGACCCGTCCCCGCACCAAGGACCGCCCGACGTACGACGATGCCGTCGAGGGGGTCGTCGTCACCGTCGACCGCGGCCGCTACACGCTTCTGCTCAACGGCACGATCGTCATGGCGATGAAGTCGCGTCCGCTCGGCCGCAAGGGAGTCGTCGTCGGCGACCGGGTCCGCGTCGTCGGTGACGTCACGGGCAACGACGGGTCCCTGGCCCGCATCGTCGAGGTCGTCGAGCGCACCACCACCCTGCGCCGCACCGCCGATGACGACGACCCCGTCGAGCGCGTCATCGTCTCCAACGCCGACCAGCTCGTCGTGGTCGCTGCCCTGGCCGACCCCGAGCCGCGCCCGCGGCTGATCGACCGCGCCCTCGTCGCGGCGTACGCATCGGGCATGAAGCCGGTCCTCTGCCTCACCAAGGCGGACCTGGCCGACCCCGAGACGCTGCTCTCGACCTACCGCTCCCTCGGCGTCCCGTACGTCGTCACCGAGCGCGGCGGGCCCCTCGACGAGGTGCGCGCAGTGCTCAAGGGCCATGTCAGCGTGCTGGTCGGCCACAGCGGGGTCGGCAAGTCGACGCTGGTCAACGCCCTCGTGCCCGCCGCGCATCGCGAGGTCGGTCACGTCAACGCCGTCACCGGACGCGGCCGGCACACCTCGACCAGCGCCTACATGCTGGCGCTGCCAGACGACACCGGCTGGATCATCGACACCCCGGGCATCCGCTCGTTCGGCCTCGCGCACGTCGACCCGTCCGACCTGATCGGCGCGTTCCCCGACCTCGACGAGATGACCGAGGACTGCCCGCGCGGCTGCACCCACGGCGAAGGCACGCCCGAGTGCGGCCTCGATGCAGCGGTGATCGCCGGCGAGGCCGACCCCGACCGCGTCGAGTCCTTCCGCCGACTGCTCACGGCGCGCGAGGGCAGCCCGGACTACTAG
- the aroA gene encoding 3-phosphoshikimate 1-carboxyvinyltransferase codes for MTPLDPWPAPRAVVPVDATVSLPGSKSLTNRALLLAAIADGPSVVRRALRSRDTLLMADALTALGSTVDTSGEDWTVTPGPFDADAEIDCGLAGTVMRFVPPVAGLSTGKIDFDGDPHMRNRPVGEVLHALRTLRMDISAGDRLPFTVSGAGHVRGGTVVVDASASSQFISALLLAGARYDDGVDVRHEGPPVPSLPHIEMTVEMLREQGITVDDSQKDRWKVLPGPIHAVDRAIEPDLSNAAPFLALAAVSGGTVTVRDWPERTTQAGDALREILTRMGCTVEFVDDGLAVTGNGPLQGVELDLHDVGELTPAIAALCALAETPSRLTGVAHIRAHETDRLAALATELTSLGADVTELPDGLEIRPATLSGGVFHTYADHRMAHAGVIIGAAIDGVLVENVETTSKTFPHFADFWSGLL; via the coding sequence GTGACCCCTCTCGATCCCTGGCCGGCGCCGCGCGCCGTCGTACCCGTCGACGCCACTGTCTCGCTTCCCGGATCGAAGTCGCTCACCAACCGCGCGCTGCTGCTGGCCGCGATCGCGGACGGCCCGTCCGTCGTACGCCGCGCCCTGCGGTCGCGCGACACGTTGCTGATGGCCGACGCGCTCACGGCCCTCGGTTCGACCGTAGACACCTCCGGTGAGGACTGGACCGTCACGCCCGGCCCGTTCGACGCCGACGCGGAGATCGACTGCGGCCTCGCCGGCACGGTCATGCGGTTCGTGCCCCCGGTGGCCGGGCTGTCGACCGGGAAGATCGATTTCGACGGCGACCCCCACATGCGCAACCGGCCCGTGGGCGAGGTCCTGCACGCACTCCGGACGCTGCGGATGGACATCTCGGCCGGCGACCGGCTGCCGTTCACGGTGTCGGGCGCGGGCCATGTCCGAGGCGGCACCGTCGTCGTCGACGCGTCGGCGTCGTCCCAGTTCATCTCCGCACTGCTGCTCGCCGGAGCCCGCTACGACGACGGCGTCGACGTGCGCCACGAGGGCCCGCCGGTGCCGTCGCTCCCCCACATCGAGATGACCGTGGAGATGCTGCGTGAGCAGGGCATCACGGTCGACGACTCGCAGAAGGACCGCTGGAAGGTCCTGCCCGGACCGATCCACGCGGTCGACCGCGCGATCGAGCCCGACCTCTCCAACGCCGCGCCGTTCCTCGCGCTGGCTGCGGTCTCGGGCGGGACGGTCACCGTCCGCGACTGGCCCGAGCGCACGACCCAGGCCGGCGACGCTCTGCGCGAGATCCTGACCCGGATGGGTTGCACCGTCGAGTTCGTCGACGACGGCCTGGCCGTCACCGGCAACGGTCCGCTCCAGGGTGTCGAGCTCGACCTCCATGATGTCGGCGAGCTGACCCCCGCGATCGCCGCTCTCTGCGCCCTCGCCGAGACGCCGTCGCGGCTCACCGGAGTCGCCCACATCCGGGCCCACGAGACCGACCGGCTGGCCGCTCTCGCCACCGAGCTGACTTCTCTCGGGGCTGACGTCACCGAGCTTCCCGACGGACTCGAGATCCGGCCGGCGACGCTGAGCGGCGGGGTGTTCCACACCTACGCCGACCACCGCATGGCGCACGCCGGTGTCATCATCGGCGCGGCGATCGACGGCGTCCTCGTGGAGAACGTCGAGACCACCTCCAAGACCTTTCCCCACTTCGCCGACTTCTGGAGCGGTCTGCTGTGA
- a CDS encoding sigma-70 family RNA polymerase sigma factor, with protein MTDTLPRLEGPGDAELISAVRGGDVSAYGPLFERHVEAARRLARQLVGAADADDLVSDAFAKVLRVLQNGGGPDVAFRAYLLTAVRRLHVDKIRANSKLHTTDNLEMFDPGVPFRDTAVEGFESAAAAKAFASLPERWQAVLWHTEVEGQKPAEVAEILGMTPNSVSALAYRAREGLRQAFLNSHAMDVEDDACGWTHQHLGGYIRDGISKRDAGKVEKHIDECRKCMAIYLELSEVNSNLAGILAPLLLGSAGIGYLASAGAATKGAFLLFLDRAKDAVTSNGPATAGVGVAAAGVIAATAVFALQAGDRAPAGPPEAGIARPGATAPVAPPADTPPDDAPPTDSPVVPPADSPTVDSPTVAPSVAPTTAPTTAPTTAPTTAPTTAPTTTPTSTPTDEPVGFDAPLVVTPSPGADGTSTIAIAVSGIPAGESVEVTWSSGSGAPRQSFARAASAAVSGVEVTCSAADCTLTSTRSTLTLTATVLGDQPQQLRITLVPSAGINDTDRSDNSRTVTLQPAAAEPTPYDVSVTASENGNSGKWTAVVAGLPTGFTGALTMNVGGIWTPVTAPDGCSDPWPLLGTSVECTGITDGSYMFEIKKGLLTGDPTFRIEVEGDPTSAGYAAADSNPSNDVWPH; from the coding sequence GTGACCGACACTCTTCCCCGCCTCGAGGGACCGGGCGACGCCGAGCTCATCTCGGCCGTCCGTGGTGGAGACGTGTCCGCATACGGCCCGCTCTTCGAGCGCCACGTCGAGGCGGCCCGTCGCCTGGCCCGCCAGCTGGTCGGTGCCGCCGACGCTGACGACCTGGTCTCGGACGCCTTCGCCAAGGTGCTCCGCGTCCTGCAGAACGGCGGGGGCCCGGATGTCGCGTTCCGCGCCTACCTGCTGACCGCCGTCCGTCGGCTGCACGTCGACAAGATCCGCGCCAACTCCAAGCTGCACACCACCGACAACCTCGAGATGTTCGACCCGGGTGTGCCGTTCCGCGACACCGCGGTCGAAGGCTTCGAGAGCGCCGCGGCCGCCAAGGCGTTCGCTTCCCTGCCCGAGCGTTGGCAGGCCGTCCTGTGGCACACCGAGGTCGAGGGGCAGAAGCCCGCCGAGGTCGCCGAGATCCTCGGCATGACCCCCAACTCGGTCTCCGCGCTCGCCTACCGGGCCCGGGAAGGACTGCGTCAGGCGTTCCTGAACTCCCACGCCATGGACGTCGAGGACGACGCCTGCGGCTGGACGCACCAGCACCTCGGTGGCTACATCCGCGACGGCATCAGCAAGCGCGACGCCGGCAAGGTCGAGAAGCACATCGACGAGTGCCGCAAGTGCATGGCGATCTACCTCGAGCTGAGCGAGGTCAACAGCAACCTCGCCGGCATCCTCGCTCCCCTGCTGCTGGGCAGCGCGGGCATCGGCTACCTCGCCTCCGCGGGCGCAGCGACCAAGGGCGCGTTCCTGCTCTTCCTCGACCGGGCCAAGGACGCTGTCACCTCCAACGGCCCGGCCACCGCCGGCGTCGGCGTGGCCGCCGCCGGCGTCATCGCCGCGACCGCCGTCTTCGCACTCCAGGCCGGCGACCGGGCACCCGCAGGCCCGCCGGAGGCTGGCATCGCCCGTCCGGGAGCCACTGCTCCCGTGGCACCGCCGGCCGACACTCCGCCGGATGATGCACCGCCGACCGACTCCCCCGTGGTTCCTCCGGCCGACAGCCCGACAGTCGACAGCCCGACGGTCGCCCCGAGTGTCGCGCCGACAACGGCACCGACGACCGCGCCCACCACCGCTCCGACGACGGCGCCGACGACCGCTCCCACGACGACACCCACCTCCACCCCGACGGACGAGCCGGTCGGGTTCGACGCACCGCTCGTCGTCACGCCCTCGCCGGGCGCGGACGGCACCTCCACGATCGCCATCGCGGTCAGCGGCATCCCTGCCGGCGAGAGCGTCGAGGTCACCTGGTCCAGCGGGTCAGGCGCTCCGCGGCAGTCCTTCGCCCGCGCGGCGTCGGCTGCCGTGTCCGGTGTCGAGGTCACCTGCTCGGCCGCCGACTGCACCCTCACCTCGACCCGAAGCACCCTGACCCTCACCGCGACGGTCCTCGGAGACCAGCCGCAGCAGCTGAGGATCACCCTGGTCCCCTCCGCAGGCATCAACGACACCGACCGCAGCGACAACTCCCGCACCGTGACGCTCCAGCCCGCAGCCGCCGAGCCCACGCCGTACGACGTGTCGGTGACCGCCAGCGAGAACGGCAACTCGGGCAAGTGGACCGCTGTGGTCGCCGGCCTCCCGACAGGCTTCACCGGGGCCCTCACGATGAACGTGGGTGGTATCTGGACCCCCGTCACCGCGCCCGACGGATGCAGCGACCCATGGCCTTTGCTCGGCACGTCCGTCGAGTGCACGGGCATCACGGACGGCAGCTACATGTTCGAGATCAAGAAGGGGCTTCTCACCGGAGACCCGACCTTCCGGATCGAGGTCGAGGGTGACCCCACCTCCGCGGGCTACGCCGCGGCGGACAGCAATCCGTCCAACGACGTCTGGCCGCATTGA